One window of the Nothobranchius furzeri strain GRZ-AD chromosome 3, NfurGRZ-RIMD1, whole genome shotgun sequence genome contains the following:
- the dtx3lb.2 gene encoding uncharacterized protein dtx3lb.2 produces MAASLQEDDEAMDTTSAEDAKIYTEDTNYAGHKTHEGEKSPSHDEEEVQLTLSLKWSDPDQPPKNKKTDLEKALQSWFNKKKLMVNCSTETTSKDLKSVVIKIKPSPHGNVLQKLHDETLTTNKKKEVATVKSVILGIPNLETQTPDDVPVKPPPYTPPSLPPSSTPPSSPVANKSLEKEQTRNKEQNYPDSAGGSCSADGKSHSEQSVLSFHHFWYISQNYKEELRHIEKQNKGTFMPNFTVKFQATNGEGTPDKAMNEFTDLVQKYLSESRSLVVPLKFVDSDQWGDAVKIIKKEKKLLVTMTSEEMTAYGPSRSQIALCETLNYTPKANEPSERFDPEPQSTVLKVKMTIKDPLADDGLIMGDHCWKQMSSSFADQVGEIKTKFNVDFSESSMSQNLVKVKAVYKRPGGDVAMESHAVRALMYLYQKIITLPQGLAQLLGSSLKTRSSEGWSEGASNDSESNGSLKNSDAPTAGGATGGDGEEERCPICLDSFKNKKQLKCKHDFCEECLQQAQKCNGPICPLCKDVFGVMEGNQPSGKMMSKTCLTPLPGFSDCGHILISYSIPDGIQTEKHPNPGRPYYGTIRNAYLPDNNEGREVLKLLTKAFDQKLIFTVGSSRTTGMDDTVTWNDIHHKTSQSGGPQRFGYPDPNYLGRVKEELKAKGIK; encoded by the exons GGTGAGAAGTCTCCATCACATGATGAAGAAGAAGTTCAACTAACTCTGTCATTAAAATGGTCTGACCCTGATCAACCTCCTAAAAATAAAAAGACAGATCTAGAGAAAGCTCTTCAATCTTGGTTCAACAAAAAAAAGCTTATGGTGAACTGCTCAACTGAAACAACCTCAAAAGACTTGAAGTCCGTTGTAATAAAGATTAAACCATCTCCAC ATGGGAATGTTCTTCAGAAACTACATGATGAAACACTGACCACGAATAAAAAGAAGGAAGTAGCCACAGTAAAGTCAGTCATCCTGGGAATACCGAATCTGGAAACACAAACACCAGATGATGTTCCAGTGAAGCCTCCTCCCTATACTCCTCCATCTCTTCCTCCTTCCTCTACTCCTCCATCTTCTCCTGTGGCAAATAAGTCCCTT GAAAAGGAGCAAACACGGAACAAAGAACAGAATTATCCTGATTCTGCAGGAGGATCCTGTTCTGCTGATGGTAAAAGTCACTCTGAGCAGAGTGTgctctcatttcatcatttctggtACATCAGCCAGAACTATAAGGAGGAACTAAGACATATAGAGAAACAAAATAAAGGCACATTCATGCccaatttcactgtaaaatttcaAGCTACAAATGGAGAGGGAACACCAGATAAAGCTATGAATGAATTCACAGATCTTGTCCAAAAGTACTTGTCAGAGTCACGCAGTCTAGTTGTTCCTCTCAAGTTTGTAGATTCAGATCAGTGGGGTGATGCTGTGAAGATCATCAAGAAGGAGAAGAAGCTTTTAGTTACAATGACCTCTGAAGAGATGACTGCATATGGGCCCAGTCGGAGTCAGATTGCTCTATGTGAGACCTTAAATTACACCCCAAAAGCAAACGAGCCTTCAGAAAGGTTTGATCCAGAACCTCAATCCACAGTACTGAAGGTCAAAATGACCATCAAAGACCCTCTTGCTGATGATGGGTTAATCATGGGTGACCACTGCTGGAAGCAGATGAGCAGTTCTTTTGCTGATCAAGTTGGAGAAattaaaactaagtttaatgTGGATTTCAGCGAATCCAGCATGAGTCAAAACCTGGTTAAGGTCAAAGCTGTCTACAAACGACCTGGAGGAGACGTTGCCATGGAGAGCCACGCTGTCAGAGCTCTTATGTATCTGTACCAGAAGATTATCACATTACCCCAGGGCCTCGCCCAACTTTTAGGTAGCTCACTGAAGACCAGGAGCAGTGAGGGCTGGTCAGAGGGGGCCTCTAATGATTCTGAGTCAAATGGATCACTGAAAAATTCTGATGCTCCAACAGCAGGAGGAGCAACAGGGGGAGATGGGGAAGAGGAAAGATGTCCAATATGTCTGGATTCATTTAAAAACAAGAAACAACTCAAGTGTAAACATGATTTCTGTGAAGAATGTCTGCAACAAGCACAGAAGTGCAATGGCCCCATATGTCCATTATGTAAAGATGTGTTTGGTGTGATGGAGGGAAACCAGCCAAGTGGGAAGATGATGTCGAAGACCTGTCTCACACCACTTCCTGGATTCTCAGACTGTGGTCACATCCTCATCTCCTACAGCATCCCAGATGGAATACAAACG GAAAAACATCCCAATCCTGGACGGCCTTATTATGGAACTATCAGAAATGCATATCTACCAGACAACAACGAGGGCAGAGAAGTACTGAAACTGCTGACAAAAGCTTTTGACCAGAAGCTGATTTTTACTGTTGGGTCATCTAGAACGACTGGGATGGACGACACGGTGACCTGGAATGACATTCACCACAAGACATCTCAATCAGGAGGACCACAGCG CTTCGGGTATCCTGACCCAAACTATCTGGGCAGAGTCAAGGAGGAGCTGAAGGCTAAAGGCATCAAGTGA